A single window of Corythoichthys intestinalis isolate RoL2023-P3 chromosome 21, ASM3026506v1, whole genome shotgun sequence DNA harbors:
- the LOC130909761 gene encoding myc-associated zinc finger protein-like isoform X2 — MDAAWSNFLFQNAPTQNQVEGSLQSELMAVHTSSPQTPPTEHVAQPPSTVDTTALKEEPMPIEVQCVEPHPATTSLVKPMSRPARVPHICAICNKQFKNNYNLRRHQSVHTGRPANQNPTPVRKNHACETCGKAFRDVYHLNRHRLSHSDEKPFSCPICQQRFKRKDRMSHHVRSHQGGVEKPYICPHCSKAFSRPDHLNSHVRQVHSSERPFKCPTCESSFATKDRLRAHMIRHEEKVPCHICGKLLSAAYITDHMRVHNQSQHHVCHLCNRSFTTLTYLRVHAQKHHGQEWKDSPGGFGGTASGGVLVCHLCGVHCKTPTQLQGHMGTHANSQGAQSPASSDAVAGSSVSLANMVTAPTVYVAGGAVVDLLVTDCSSIAAPQSQS, encoded by the exons ATGGATGCTGCGTGGAGCAATTTCCTCTTCCAG AATGCTCCCACCCAAAACCAAGTGGAGGGGAGCCTCCAATCGGAGCTCATGGCGGTCCACACGAGCTCTCCCCAaaccccacccaccgagcacgtAGCTCAGCCTCCCTCCACCGTGGACACCACCGCTCTCAAAGAGGAGCCCATGCCCATTGAGGTCCAATGCGTTGAGCCGCACCCAGCTACCACTTCATTAG TGAAGCCGATGTCCCGACCAGCCCGCGTGCCGCATATCTGCGCCATTTGCAACAAGCAGTTCAAGAACAACTACAACCTACGCCGGCACCAGTCGGTCCACACAGGG CGGCCGGCCAATCAGAACCCCACGCCAGTGAGGAAGAACCACGCGTGTGAGACGTGCGGGAAAGCCTTCCGCGATGTTTACCACCTTAACCGCCACCGCCTGTCCCACTCGGACGAGAAGCCCTTTTCCTGTCCGATCTGCCAGCAGCGATTCAAGAGGAAGGACCGCATGAGTCACCATGTGAGATCCCACCAGGGTGGCGTGGAGAAACCTTACATCTGCCCTCACTGCAGCAAGGCTTTCTCAAG GCCTGACCATCTCAACAGTCACGTGCGACAGGTGCACTCCTCCGAGCGGCCGTTCAAATGTCCG ACGTGCGAGTCCAGTTTTGCCACGAAGGACCGCTTGCGCGCACATATGATCCGCCATGAAGAAAAGGTCCCGTGCCACATCTGCGGAAAACTCCTGTCGGCCGCTTACATCACAGATCACATGAGGGTGCACAACCAATCGCAGCACCATGTGTGTCACCTGTGCAACCGCA GTTTCACTACTTTGACGTACCTGCGCGTCCATGCCCAAAAGCACCACGGCCAGGAATGGAAGGACAGCCCGGGCGGCTTTGGTGGCACGGCGTCCGGCGGCGTCCTGGTCTGCCATCTTTGCGGCGTCCACTGCAAGACGCCCACCCAGCTCCAAGGCCACATGGGTACCCACGCCAACAGTCAGGGCGCCCAGAGCCCCGCCTCTTCCGACGCAGTCGCCGGCAGCTCCGTCTCGCTCGCCAACATGGTGACCGCGCCCACTGTCTACGTGGCCGGCGGCGCCGTGGTTGACCTGCTGGTCACGGACTGCTCCAGCATCGCCGCACCGCAGTCGCAGAGTTAG
- the LOC130909761 gene encoding myc-associated zinc finger protein-like isoform X1 encodes MDAAWSNFLFQVGLNAPTQNQVEGSLQSELMAVHTSSPQTPPTEHVAQPPSTVDTTALKEEPMPIEVQCVEPHPATTSLVKPMSRPARVPHICAICNKQFKNNYNLRRHQSVHTGRPANQNPTPVRKNHACETCGKAFRDVYHLNRHRLSHSDEKPFSCPICQQRFKRKDRMSHHVRSHQGGVEKPYICPHCSKAFSRPDHLNSHVRQVHSSERPFKCPTCESSFATKDRLRAHMIRHEEKVPCHICGKLLSAAYITDHMRVHNQSQHHVCHLCNRSFTTLTYLRVHAQKHHGQEWKDSPGGFGGTASGGVLVCHLCGVHCKTPTQLQGHMGTHANSQGAQSPASSDAVAGSSVSLANMVTAPTVYVAGGAVVDLLVTDCSSIAAPQSQS; translated from the exons ATGGATGCTGCGTGGAGCAATTTCCTCTTCCAGGTAGGCTTG AATGCTCCCACCCAAAACCAAGTGGAGGGGAGCCTCCAATCGGAGCTCATGGCGGTCCACACGAGCTCTCCCCAaaccccacccaccgagcacgtAGCTCAGCCTCCCTCCACCGTGGACACCACCGCTCTCAAAGAGGAGCCCATGCCCATTGAGGTCCAATGCGTTGAGCCGCACCCAGCTACCACTTCATTAG TGAAGCCGATGTCCCGACCAGCCCGCGTGCCGCATATCTGCGCCATTTGCAACAAGCAGTTCAAGAACAACTACAACCTACGCCGGCACCAGTCGGTCCACACAGGG CGGCCGGCCAATCAGAACCCCACGCCAGTGAGGAAGAACCACGCGTGTGAGACGTGCGGGAAAGCCTTCCGCGATGTTTACCACCTTAACCGCCACCGCCTGTCCCACTCGGACGAGAAGCCCTTTTCCTGTCCGATCTGCCAGCAGCGATTCAAGAGGAAGGACCGCATGAGTCACCATGTGAGATCCCACCAGGGTGGCGTGGAGAAACCTTACATCTGCCCTCACTGCAGCAAGGCTTTCTCAAG GCCTGACCATCTCAACAGTCACGTGCGACAGGTGCACTCCTCCGAGCGGCCGTTCAAATGTCCG ACGTGCGAGTCCAGTTTTGCCACGAAGGACCGCTTGCGCGCACATATGATCCGCCATGAAGAAAAGGTCCCGTGCCACATCTGCGGAAAACTCCTGTCGGCCGCTTACATCACAGATCACATGAGGGTGCACAACCAATCGCAGCACCATGTGTGTCACCTGTGCAACCGCA GTTTCACTACTTTGACGTACCTGCGCGTCCATGCCCAAAAGCACCACGGCCAGGAATGGAAGGACAGCCCGGGCGGCTTTGGTGGCACGGCGTCCGGCGGCGTCCTGGTCTGCCATCTTTGCGGCGTCCACTGCAAGACGCCCACCCAGCTCCAAGGCCACATGGGTACCCACGCCAACAGTCAGGGCGCCCAGAGCCCCGCCTCTTCCGACGCAGTCGCCGGCAGCTCCGTCTCGCTCGCCAACATGGTGACCGCGCCCACTGTCTACGTGGCCGGCGGCGCCGTGGTTGACCTGCTGGTCACGGACTGCTCCAGCATCGCCGCACCGCAGTCGCAGAGTTAG